A single region of the Fusarium fujikuroi IMI 58289 draft genome, chromosome FFUJ_chr05 genome encodes:
- a CDS encoding related to secretory pathway protein (exocyst complex protein Sec15), which translates to MRPLFRMYNSRLPTIVAEPCANLPPLQVILASSDAEFLDQLIPVLKDATHSNRTPLLTQCLSRYYEEREAEIERIGLTRHEEFLDSINHLQTVRAETVTLTQEILSLNESIAESTKKLAIQKEALVNTSAVRQNIADATNALNDSLTILRAVNNAHELVRRKNYYAALKSLDDLQNEHLVPIIQNRYSTQHRLADVIQKSIPASQKAISEAVMTDLNTWLFRIRETSQFLGEVAFYHTEMRRTRQKKRIEEDPFLANFKLNSAIELVSDENEDFDVLNNEELQVDFTPLLEALHIHEALGQLEKFRSEYGATRRQQKDLLLPGFVELLAEDEQSLSSLLEGIAGFAIIEKATMQRVPHLRSANDVEELWESMCTAVINLTSKALSDIENAEALIKIKTIIALFIQTMEGWGYTVTMLDNFLLKLFDKYAELLKNRFSVDFQEIVSTDDYMPMAINTPEEYEKVVNVSWFTQEKPTDQLTYPCVLPFSQMYPLCCIDIRNFLNQFYFFSDDHFQHPNVIDETLKKSLDELLTEKVCKSLVERLSSQYLGQIVQILINLEHFEIACQELEQLLIRARSSTSAGGPVKLKATDSFRNNKKTAEKRIFELVNSKIDDLIETAEYEWTASTVEKEPSNYMQTLTRYLSNIMNSTLLGLPREIKELIYFDALSHTAEKILALPLSPDVKHINPNGVAALAQDVDYLVQFVSSLENGQMLRENLDELAQTIALLQTDNQDEFFDISTRNKKYGRVDALNGPMLLEKLTPITASPVRSAPLANFSSRFGINRT; encoded by the exons ATGCGTCCGCTGTTCCGCATGTACAACTCCCGCCTCCCCACGATCGTAGCAGAACCATGCGCTAACCTGCCACCTCTTCAGGTCATCCTCGCATCCTCTGATGCCGAGTTCCTCGATCAGTTGATACCCGTCCTCAAAGATGCCACACACTCAAACCGAACACCTCTTTTGACTCAATGCTTAAGCCGGTACTATGAAGAGCGGGAAGCTGAAATCGAGCGCATCGGTCTGACCAGGCATGAGGAGTTCCTTGACTCCATCAATCACCTTCAAACCGTCCGAGCGGAAACAGTGACCTTAACGCAAGAGATCTTGAGTTTGAACGAGTCAATCGCTGAAAGCACGAAGAAGCTGGCTATACAAAAGGAAGCTCTGGTCAACACTTCAGCTGTGAGGCAAAACATCGCCGATGCGACCAACGCCTTGAACGACTCCCTTACCATTCTCCGCGCCGTCAATAATGCCCACGAACTGGTTCGTCGCAAGAACTACTATGCCGCCCTCAAATCACTCGACGATCTTCAAAATGAACATCTCGTACCCATCATCCAAAATCGCTATTCTACACAGCATCGGCTGGCCGATGTCATCCAAAAATCTATACCCGCGTCCCAGAAAGCGATATCGGAAGCTGTTATGACAGACTTAAATACATGGCTATTTCGTATTCGAGAGACATCTCAATTCTTGGGCGAGGTTGCATTCTACCATACTGAAATGAGGAGGACTCgacaaaagaagagaatagaAGAGGACCCATTCTTGGCCAATTTCAAGCTCAACTCGGCCATTGAGCTTGTCAGCGATGAAAACGAAGACTTCGATGTGTTGAATAACGAGGAGTTGCAAGTAGACTTCACTCCTTTGCTCGAAGCGCTTCATATCCATGAGGCCCTAGGCCAGCTCGAGAAGTTCAGATCAGAATACGGTGCGACTCGACGTCAACAAAAGGACCTTTTACTTCCCGGGTTTGTTGAACTCTTGGCGGAAGACGAGCAATCCTTGAGTAGTTTGCTGGAAGGAATAGCAGGATTCGCCATCATCGAAAAGGCGACCATGCAAAGAGTTCCACATTTGCGCTCAGCGAACGAT GTTGAGGAACTGTGGGAATCCATGTGCACTGCTGTGATAAACCTCACCTCAAAAGCTTTAAGTGATATCGAGAATGCTGAGGCCTTGATTaagatcaagaccatcatTGCTCTTTTCATTCAAACGATGGAG GGCTGGGGATATACAGTAACAATGCTGGACAACTTCCTCCTGAAGCTGTTCGACAAGTATGCCGAGCTATTGAAGAATCGTTTTAGCGTAGACTTCCAGGAG ATAGTGTCCACGGATGACTACATGCCAATGGCCATCAATACACCAGAAGAGTACGAAAAAGTTGTCAATGTCAGTTGGTTCACCCAAGAGAAACCAACAGATCAACTCAC GTACCCATGCGTACTCCCCTTCTCACAGATGTATCCTTTATGTTGTATAGACATCCGGAACTTCTTGAACCAGTTCTACTTCTTTTCGGACGACCACTTCCAGCATCCCAATGTCATTGATGAAACGCTCAAAAAG TCTCTTGACGAACTTCTTACAGAAAAGGTCTGCAAGTCGTTAGTAGAGCGTCTGAGCTCTCAATACCTGGGCCAGATCGTCCAAATTCTCATTAACCTGGAGCACTTTGAGATTGCCTGTCAAGAGCTTGAGCAATTACTCATTCGTGCACGctcatcaacttcagctgGCGGCCCAGTCAAGCTTAAAGCCACTGACTCGTTCcgcaacaacaagaagaccgCGGAGAAGCGAAtctttgagcttgtcaacTCCAAGATCGATGATCTGATTGAAACAGCCGAATACGAATG GACCGCATCGACAGTGGAAAAGGAACCAAGCAACTATATGCAAACTTTGACGCGGTACCTGTCCAACATTATGAATTCTACTCTTCTTGGTTTACCCCgagagatcaaggagcttaTTTACTTTGACGCTCTGAGTCACACAGCTGAAAAGATTCTT GCCCTCCCCCTTTCTCCTGACGTGAAGCACATCAACCCCAACGGCGTAGCCGCGCTTGCACAAGACGTAGATTATCTTGTCCAGTTTGTCAGCAGTCTAGAGAACGGTCAGATGCTTCGAGAGAACTTGGATGAGCTGGCACAGACCATTGCTCTCCTCCAGACAGATAACCAGGACGAGTTCTTTGACATTTCTACGCGCAACAAGAAATACGGACGTGTAGATGCCCTCAACGGACCAATGTTATTGGAGAA GTTAACGCCCATTACCGCGAGCCCCGTTAGAAGCGCGCCGCTGGCCAACTTTTCCTCACGATTTGGTATTAACCGAACATGA